A part of Lacibacter sp. H407 genomic DNA contains:
- a CDS encoding DUF2075 domain-containing protein, with the protein MIVYQATKAEFSDDVLDDRIDLKILEFFKKTLGQSTSKQEITAWKNSMVYMDKVLNDSELPDDCGVAIEYQLPQSAKRIDFILTGLGNNNEEYAILVELKQWSEATLSDKDGVINSFVGGNIRELTHPAYQAWSYASLLQNFNQTIEDEKIQLQPCAYLHNYVADDVITNACYQDYIDKAPVFLRGDAVKLRNFIKQFVKHGDKTNILFRIDQGKIRPSKMLADSMVSMLKGNSEFVMIDDQKIVYETGISLSVKASEKKKKVLIVKGGPGTGKSVVAINLLVELTKRGLLSQYVSKNAAPRSVYENRLTGSFKKTVISNMFSGSGAFISTGANTFDTLIVDEAHRLNQKSGLYANLGENQIKEIIDAAKCSIFFLDEDQRVTLNDIGSFKEIYKWASRVEAEIVEMELSSQFRCNGSDGYLAFLDHILDIRETANTSLDGIDYDFKVFSDPNQMREAIEEKNKINNKSRMVAGYCWEWNSKKNSSLYDVVLPEFDFKMQWNLTTDGSLWIISPESINQIGCIHTCQGLEVDYIGVVIGPDLIYQDGKIKTQPAARAKGDKSVFGYKKYMERHPEEAKATLRSLIKNTYRTLMTRGMKGCYVYCVDKGLEGYLKESISSL; encoded by the coding sequence ATGATTGTATACCAAGCAACCAAAGCTGAGTTTTCTGACGATGTATTAGATGATCGGATTGATTTAAAAATACTGGAGTTTTTCAAAAAAACCTTAGGCCAAAGTACTTCAAAGCAGGAAATAACGGCTTGGAAGAATTCCATGGTCTACATGGATAAAGTGCTAAATGACTCTGAATTGCCCGATGACTGCGGCGTGGCGATTGAATACCAGCTTCCCCAATCTGCCAAACGAATTGATTTTATTTTAACGGGACTCGGAAATAACAACGAAGAGTATGCAATCCTTGTTGAGTTAAAGCAATGGAGTGAGGCAACACTTTCGGATAAGGATGGTGTTATCAATTCGTTTGTAGGCGGCAATATCCGTGAACTCACCCACCCAGCTTACCAAGCATGGTCGTATGCAAGCCTACTTCAGAATTTTAACCAGACCATTGAGGATGAAAAAATTCAATTACAACCTTGCGCTTACTTACACAATTACGTGGCAGATGATGTAATTACAAATGCCTGTTATCAAGATTATATTGACAAAGCACCTGTTTTTCTTAGAGGTGATGCAGTGAAGCTACGCAACTTCATTAAGCAGTTTGTAAAACATGGTGACAAAACCAATATTCTTTTCCGTATAGACCAGGGAAAAATAAGACCATCAAAAATGCTGGCTGACAGTATGGTTTCCATGTTAAAGGGTAATTCTGAATTTGTGATGATCGATGATCAGAAAATTGTGTATGAAACAGGCATTTCGTTATCAGTTAAGGCAAGTGAAAAGAAAAAGAAAGTATTGATTGTAAAGGGTGGGCCCGGTACAGGAAAAAGTGTTGTTGCAATTAATCTTCTTGTTGAGTTAACGAAGCGTGGGTTGCTTTCACAATATGTTTCAAAAAACGCTGCGCCACGTTCTGTATATGAAAACCGTCTGACGGGCAGCTTTAAGAAAACGGTGATCTCTAATATGTTTAGTGGGTCAGGTGCTTTCATTAGTACCGGGGCTAATACGTTTGATACGTTGATTGTTGATGAAGCACACCGATTGAATCAGAAATCAGGCTTGTATGCCAACTTAGGAGAAAACCAGATCAAGGAAATCATTGACGCCGCTAAGTGTTCCATTTTCTTTTTGGATGAAGACCAACGGGTTACCTTAAACGATATTGGTTCGTTCAAAGAAATTTATAAATGGGCAAGCAGAGTTGAAGCTGAAATTGTAGAGATGGAGCTTTCCTCTCAATTTCGTTGCAATGGATCGGATGGATACCTGGCATTTCTTGATCATATCCTTGATATAAGAGAGACTGCAAATACATCACTTGATGGGATTGATTATGACTTTAAAGTTTTCTCTGACCCAAATCAGATGCGTGAAGCTATTGAAGAGAAAAATAAGATCAATAATAAGTCGAGAATGGTGGCCGGCTATTGTTGGGAATGGAACAGTAAAAAGAATTCCAGCTTGTATGATGTGGTGCTTCCCGAATTTGATTTTAAAATGCAATGGAACTTAACGACGGACGGAAGCCTTTGGATTATTAGCCCGGAATCGATTAATCAAATTGGTTGTATCCACACTTGCCAGGGACTTGAAGTTGACTATATAGGCGTAGTGATCGGTCCCGATTTGATTTACCAAGATGGCAAAATTAAAACGCAACCTGCCGCCAGAGCGAAAGGTGATAAATCTGTTTTTGGATATAAGAAGTACATGGAGCGACATCCTGAAGAAGCGAAAGCAACACTTCGCTCTTTGATTAAAAATACATACCGGACTTTGATGACAAGAGGGATGAAAGGGTGTTATGTGTATTGTGTAGATAAGGGGTTGGAGGGGTATTTGAAGGAAAGTATCAGTTCACTTTAA
- a CDS encoding SOS response-associated peptidase, giving the protein MAIEKEIKNLLFLNRPAQSGFDYRDWPVIVPVHNGTDIDIQLMHWEYIPESIHDADELIAARKNFTWLNAKGENILINEKGKESMYREGALHGRMLALSSGFFEWRHIPKIGKRGQPLKETEKIPYYITIDNSQDYFFMAGVSRVWHNLEMDQKAATFAVLTTDAIGPMLEIHNTKKRMPVILPPELAYEWIQKDLPEERITKIATHQYDPSKIIAWPVAKNFLHAPDPTKEFHYEDLPAL; this is encoded by the coding sequence ATGGCCATCGAAAAAGAAATCAAGAATCTTCTTTTTCTAAATCGTCCTGCACAGAGTGGCTTCGATTACCGTGACTGGCCCGTCATTGTCCCCGTCCACAACGGCACCGATATCGACATTCAGCTCATGCATTGGGAATACATCCCCGAATCCATTCATGATGCCGATGAATTGATCGCAGCACGTAAAAACTTTACTTGGCTCAATGCCAAAGGAGAAAATATTCTCATCAACGAAAAAGGAAAAGAGTCCATGTATCGGGAAGGCGCATTGCATGGTCGAATGTTGGCACTCTCATCAGGTTTCTTCGAATGGCGACATATACCCAAAATCGGCAAACGTGGACAACCATTAAAAGAAACAGAAAAGATACCCTATTACATTACCATCGATAACAGTCAAGACTACTTCTTTATGGCAGGTGTTTCCCGTGTATGGCATAATCTAGAAATGGATCAAAAGGCAGCAACCTTTGCTGTACTTACAACAGACGCCATCGGTCCCATGCTTGAAATTCATAACACAAAAAAACGCATGCCTGTCATCCTGCCACCCGAACTGGCATATGAGTGGATACAAAAAGATTTACCGGAAGAACGCATTACTAAAATAGCAACACACCAATACGATCCTTCAAAAATTATAGCATGGCCCGTTGCCAAAAACTTTCTGCATGCGCCTGATCCCACAAAAGAATTTCACTACGAAGACCTACCAGCCCTGTGA
- a CDS encoding alpha/beta hydrolase-fold protein, with the protein MIKTILLFCCFFFTTFTFGQTESDYYQAPKDMTFSSKILGEKRNVSIILPKSFHKEKATKFPLIVVFDRQNKRIFRQTFEEINYLVSFDEMPEAVIIGISTENNQKRLWETSLKSSMENATGENFIRFLYEELIPWAEADFNCGSNRIFIGHSRFGYFSSYLLTNKLTDLTGVISLSPFFKEPNVNLIDTLKKRLSTTTLNHKVYYRFITGDSITDTNDYSLMKSFLSKAKPIKNFNWKGTAFYNAKHNVIPGLGVMPSLLEVFDYWSDEMTKVHQSEQPFTTEVYTNFTNQMKIHYGDGIGLGLAILNGIGYKFYNTQKYEHARAAWQILLQEYPMFTYAYISIAKSHSKEGNKIAAVEFYSKAKQQLTDNSFYSEEQRVELMTEIEAEIKALQN; encoded by the coding sequence ATGATAAAAACTATTTTACTATTCTGCTGCTTTTTTTTTACAACGTTCACTTTTGGACAAACAGAATCCGACTATTACCAAGCGCCTAAAGACATGACATTTTCCTCAAAGATTTTGGGTGAAAAACGAAATGTCAGCATTATTCTACCAAAAAGCTTTCATAAAGAAAAAGCAACGAAGTTTCCTTTAATTGTTGTTTTTGATAGACAGAACAAACGCATCTTCCGTCAAACATTTGAAGAAATCAACTATTTGGTTTCTTTTGATGAAATGCCTGAAGCTGTAATAATTGGCATATCCACTGAGAATAACCAAAAGCGTCTATGGGAGACTTCGCTCAAATCATCTATGGAAAACGCTACAGGGGAGAACTTTATTCGTTTTCTTTATGAAGAACTCATTCCTTGGGCAGAAGCTGACTTTAACTGCGGCAGCAATAGGATTTTCATCGGACATTCCAGGTTTGGCTATTTTTCTTCGTACCTGCTTACGAATAAGCTTACCGACCTAACCGGCGTTATCTCACTTAGTCCATTTTTTAAAGAGCCTAACGTTAACCTGATTGATACTTTAAAGAAACGCTTATCAACTACCACATTAAATCATAAGGTCTACTACAGGTTTATTACAGGCGATTCAATTACTGATACAAACGATTACTCCCTCATGAAGTCTTTTTTGAGTAAAGCAAAGCCTATTAAAAACTTTAACTGGAAAGGAACAGCATTTTATAATGCTAAACATAATGTTATTCCCGGACTTGGTGTTATGCCTTCTCTTTTGGAAGTTTTTGATTACTGGTCGGATGAAATGACGAAGGTTCATCAAAGCGAACAACCTTTTACGACTGAAGTGTATACAAACTTCACGAATCAAATGAAGATTCACTATGGAGATGGCATTGGGCTGGGATTGGCAATCTTAAACGGAATCGGTTATAAGTTTTATAATACTCAGAAGTATGAACACGCCAGAGCCGCCTGGCAGATTTTGCTACAGGAATACCCGATGTTTACTTATGCCTATATCAGCATTGCAAAATCTCATTCGAAAGAAGGGAATAAAATTGCAGCTGTAGAATTTTATTCGAAAGCCAAACAACAACTAACAGACAATTCGTTTTATAGTGAGGAGCAAAGAGTTGAACTAATGACTGAAATTGAGGCAGAAATAAAAGCACTCCAGAACTAA
- a CDS encoding nuclear transport factor 2 family protein, producing the protein MRKEYLTLVLFTLIVGCRETSNSLSEAEKKEIKAKIIESYKKHIEDLKRLDYNALMPYYVNNEDQAVFVDGKYWGGYEIIEKVWRDFCENTDTIIYWNLSNSHVYPFSKEAASFLVEFDNLRIHKNGDTVMGPGSFALGMQKINGNWKITTVHATHNYTKAPWLRK; encoded by the coding sequence ATGCGAAAGGAATATTTGACTCTGGTGCTGTTCACTCTGATCGTAGGGTGCAGGGAAACAAGCAACTCTCTTTCGGAAGCAGAAAAAAAAGAAATAAAGGCTAAAATTATTGAAAGCTATAAGAAACATATAGAAGACCTGAAACGACTAGATTATAATGCATTAATGCCATATTATGTAAATAATGAAGATCAAGCAGTGTTTGTAGATGGCAAATATTGGGGAGGTTACGAAATCATTGAAAAAGTATGGAGAGACTTTTGTGAAAATACCGACACAATCATTTACTGGAATCTCAGCAATTCACATGTTTATCCGTTCTCAAAAGAGGCAGCTTCTTTTCTCGTTGAATTTGACAACCTACGAATACATAAAAATGGTGATACAGTAATGGGACCAGGCTCCTTTGCATTAGGGATGCAGAAAATAAATGGCAACTGGAAAATAACCACTGTACATGCAACTCATAATTATACAAAAGCGCCTTGGTTAAGAAAGTGA
- a CDS encoding SOS response-associated peptidase, which yields MCNFYGTIVKRVEYIKLLQIEKQLGTAAAMNELQIMKDRFRYSNSVILRKATTDDVEAAAAHWEFIPPWIKSIDELKEKRKQGIPWLNSKGETLLESKMFREAALKRRCLVLATHFYEWRHYQPEDAKKETAYPYAIEVNNTDYFYMAGIWQPWTDKTTDETMDTFAIITTRANELMEVVHNKKKRMPTILPEALAYEWALGNLSEARITELACYQYPSEDMNAHTIAKDFKTAADPLAEVEYEELPALDLAL from the coding sequence ATGTGTAATTTTTATGGAACAATTGTAAAGAGGGTAGAGTACATCAAACTGCTGCAAATTGAAAAACAGCTCGGCACTGCAGCAGCGATGAATGAACTGCAAATCATGAAAGACAGGTTCAGGTATTCCAACTCGGTGATCCTGCGAAAAGCAACCACTGATGATGTGGAAGCGGCTGCTGCTCATTGGGAGTTTATACCGCCATGGATAAAGTCGATCGATGAGCTGAAAGAAAAACGAAAGCAGGGGATACCCTGGCTCAATTCAAAAGGAGAAACGTTGCTGGAGAGTAAAATGTTCAGAGAAGCGGCACTCAAACGCAGATGCCTGGTGTTGGCCACACACTTCTACGAATGGCGACACTACCAACCGGAAGACGCAAAGAAAGAAACAGCCTACCCCTATGCCATTGAAGTAAACAATACTGATTATTTCTACATGGCAGGCATCTGGCAACCATGGACTGATAAAACAACCGACGAAACGATGGATACGTTTGCCATTATTACCACAAGGGCCAACGAATTAATGGAAGTAGTGCACAACAAAAAAAAGCGCATGCCTACGATATTGCCCGAAGCATTGGCGTACGAATGGGCGTTGGGTAATTTATCGGAAGCACGGATAACGGAGTTGGCTTGCTATCAATATCCGTCGGAAGATATGAATGCCCATACGATTGCAAAAGATTTTAAAACGGCTGCTGATCCGTTGGCTGAAGTTGAGTATGAAGAATTACCTGCATTGGATCTGGCGTTATGA
- a CDS encoding NmrA family NAD(P)-binding protein — MTRKIVVAGGTGNLGGKIIDALLEKDAEVVAIVRLTTDDKKVRELEAKGVQVFRVDTTEKSEISKHCIGAHCVVSALAGLRETIIDAQKILLDAAVEAKVPRFIPSDYSNDFTNLVVGQNRNFDLRREFHEYLDRAPIKATTVFNGPFMDLLTTDMPLILFKKQRILCWGNPDQIIEFTHTNNVASFTAEAALDADTPRYLRIAGDRLSCNDFVQLLTTLTGKKYKLFRPGGIGFLNVVINITKFFSPSKNELYPAWQGMQYMRDMMEGRIQFQAYDNNRYPNLQWLSVRDFLKTNMQVLNT, encoded by the coding sequence ATGACGAGAAAAATAGTAGTAGCTGGCGGCACGGGCAATTTAGGTGGTAAAATTATTGATGCGTTGTTAGAAAAAGATGCAGAAGTTGTTGCCATTGTTCGGTTAACAACAGATGATAAAAAGGTACGTGAATTGGAAGCCAAGGGCGTTCAGGTATTTCGGGTAGACACAACTGAGAAATCAGAGATTTCAAAACATTGCATAGGCGCCCATTGTGTGGTATCAGCTTTAGCTGGTCTGCGGGAAACAATTATTGATGCGCAGAAAATCCTGTTAGATGCGGCAGTGGAGGCAAAGGTTCCCCGGTTTATTCCAAGTGATTATTCAAATGATTTTACGAATCTGGTGGTTGGGCAAAATCGAAACTTTGATTTGCGTCGTGAGTTTCATGAATATCTTGATCGAGCTCCGATAAAAGCGACAACTGTTTTTAACGGACCGTTTATGGATTTGCTCACAACAGACATGCCGTTGATTCTTTTTAAAAAACAGCGCATTCTTTGTTGGGGTAATCCTGATCAAATCATTGAATTTACCCATACCAATAATGTTGCCTCATTTACTGCTGAGGCTGCGTTGGATGCTGACACTCCGAGATATTTACGAATTGCCGGTGATCGTTTATCCTGCAACGACTTTGTGCAATTGCTGACAACGCTTACAGGAAAAAAATATAAACTATTCAGACCGGGAGGAATCGGTTTTTTGAATGTGGTGATCAACATTACAAAGTTTTTTTCACCTTCAAAAAATGAACTTTACCCGGCCTGGCAGGGGATGCAATATATGCGTGATATGATGGAGGGTAGAATACAATTTCAAGCATATGATAACAATCGATATCCAAACTTGCAATGGCTCTCTGTGAGAGATTTTTTGAAGACGAACATGCAAGTGTTAAATACTTAA